The Arcobacter roscoffensis genome segment CGTAGAGATTGGTAAAAGAAATGGAGTTTTAACTATTTGTGATAACACAGTAGCAAGTCCAGCTTTATTTAATCCAATCAAATGGGGAGTTGATGTAGTAGTTCACTCAACATCTAAGTTTATAAATGGTCAAGGTACTGCTGTTGGTGGTGCTATTATTGAAAGAGATGGTTTAGCAGATTTCTTTAAAGAAAACTCTAAAAGATACTATCACTTTGTAGAGCCAGATGCAAGTTACCATGGTTTAGTTTATACTGATGTGCCATTGCCAAACTTTTGTTTAAGAATTAGGTTAGCACTATTAAGAGATATTGGGGCTTGTCAATCTCCAAATACATCTTGGTTACTATTACAAACTATTGAAACTTTAGAAATTAGAATGGAAAAACACTCTAAAAACTCTTTAGAGGTTGCTAAATTCTTAGAAGCTCATCCAAAAGTTAAGTCTGTTAACTACCCTGGATTAGAATCAAGTCCATATTATGATAAAGCTCAAAAGTACTTTGAAGGTGGAAAAGCTTCTGGTCTTATCTCTTTTGAAGCCGAGTCTTACGAGGAAGCAAAAAAAGTGATTGATAGTACTAAACTATTTAGTGTTGTTGTAAATATTGGTGATTCAAAATCACTTATTGTACAACCTGCTTCTACAACTCACTCTCAGTTAAGCCCTGAGGAGTTAGAAAAAGCTGGTGTAAACCCTACTACGGTTAGATTATCAATTGGTTTAGAAAATCCTGCTGATTTAATAGAAGATTTAAATCAAGCATTAAATTAAGAGAGAAATAAAATGCCG includes the following:
- a CDS encoding O-acetylhomoserine aminocarboxypropyltransferase/cysteine synthase family protein, with the protein product MHKETIAVHGGYNNKEGWGTMSVPIAQTTAYAFRDAEHAANLFALKELGSIYTRLTNPTTDVLEQRLAQLEGGAGAICVSSGQAAIFYAISNVAEAGDNILISDKLYGGAVTLLTHTIKRFGITAKVFKSADASNLEEQIDDKTKAIFFESLSNPQIAIADVEKIVEIGKRNGVLTICDNTVASPALFNPIKWGVDVVVHSTSKFINGQGTAVGGAIIERDGLADFFKENSKRYYHFVEPDASYHGLVYTDVPLPNFCLRIRLALLRDIGACQSPNTSWLLLQTIETLEIRMEKHSKNSLEVAKFLEAHPKVKSVNYPGLESSPYYDKAQKYFEGGKASGLISFEAESYEEAKKVIDSTKLFSVVVNIGDSKSLIVQPASTTHSQLSPEELEKAGVNPTTVRLSIGLENPADLIEDLNQALN